The segment TGGAGTATATGCTGAAACATTCGCTAAATATGAAAAGGAGAAGAGGTATCTGGACAAGATTGAGGAGTGGAAGGAAGCCCTTCAATCGGTTTCGTTTACCACAGGCTACAAGTTCAACAATTCAGAGTAAGTTTTTGCTACTTTCAAAAAACTGTCATATCTATTTATAGTTGTAGATATTAGGTTTTTATAGATAGAGTATGATTTGACTTTTTATTAGGTTTTTATAGATAGAGTATGATTTGAGTTTTTGgatttaattgtgtatattttttcaatatttcgaATTATATTCTATGATTCATCATTAAATATcaatcaatgttttgaatcatactccaagatgatgaaatttgaaatattgatagaaaaatacacaatcaaatccaaaaactcaaatcaaaatccatttatatattttctcttaaaaaaaattcaattctcaTCCAATTGCCCTTTCTCTTCCAGTTATAGTGACTGCAAGGACATAGTATCTGCTGTGGAAAAAGAAGTAGAAATGCCAAATATCCAGTCGGACTTCATAAGATCGTAAAAGATTTTGAAAGGCGTTGCCTTAATGAGCTTGTTCAAGATTTTGAAAGCTACTGTGGAATGAAGAGAGCAGCAAAAGAGAAAGCTAATGTTGTCGGCATTTTTGGTATGGGTGGGGTTGGGAAGACAACTCTCGCCAAAGAGTTGTTCAACCAGAATAGATCAAAATACAGAAGGGCAAGTTTTCTGTTTGACGTGCGGGAAGCCTATGCCAACGGTAAACTACCTTCATTGCAAAGTAAACTCCTCAAGATATCTTCTCTGAGGATCATCACAGTTTTCTAAGTAGCGAGGAAGGAACAAGCTGTCTGAGGGATCGTTTGGTAAGGAGCAGCTCTTTCAGCTTCCTAATTGTTTTAGATGACATTGATCATGTGGAACAGTTAGATGCTCTATTGGTCATGGATATATTGAATAAGCCTGGTAATAATCTTGTGATTATTACAACGAGAGATGTAGGGGTTCTTGTAAGTGCAGGAATTGATATTGGTTATCATTTGAAAGGATTGGATAGAGAAGATGGGAGAGACCTGTTTTGTTGGCATGCTTTCAACCAACCCCTTCCTGTTAGTGGACACGAGGATCTAGTTAAGGACTTTGTGAACATGTGTGGAGGCTTACCTCTGTCTCTTCAAGTTCTGAGCCGACATGTTTCTGGTAGAGATCAGTATTATTGGCAAGAAGTATTGAAGAAAGTCTGTAAGACTCTGCACACAGTGCACAGAGATATAAACCAGAGACTCAAGATAAGCTTTGATACATTAGATGATGTAGAAAAACAGATTTTCATGGATATAGCATGCTTTTTCATTGACAAATCTGTTACCAAGGCTATGATCATATGGAAGGGATCTGGATGGAATGCTCACTATGCTTTGGAAACACTAAAAGAGAAATGTCTCGTTGAGGAAGTTGAGATAAGGTATCTGAATAGGCTAGAATGGAAATGGGAATATAGCTCAGATGGATCCATTTTGAGAATGCATGACCACCTGCGAGACTTGGGAAGAGAAATGGCACTTGAGCTTGGCTCTCCTCATCGCCTGTGGCGTCCTCAAGATCTTAAGTCTTTTGTAAGCTTGCTATTCCACCATATTATCATTTGTAATTGATATTTAAATTCTGAAACTCATATTGCCTACACAAATGTAAGCTCCATTCTGTGAATGCAGGAATCGAAAGGATTCCAAACCATACTGGCCCAGACCAAAGGCAGGTGTTTCCATTCCATCTTGGACAAATCCATGGGCTGTAAAATTACATATTTTTTAGGGGAGCCGGAAGATGGTTCTGAGATTTCTCTGCTATGGCTTCAGCTTGAGTACTTGAATTTGCCTCAGGTTGATCTGAATCTGAATATAAACTCAAGCATTCCTCCATGAATTCCTCTTCAGAGCTTGCAGTGTTTAAGAATCAGCAATGGGCGTTTCCGAAGATCGTGGCAGAGTGATGTGCAGGTATTTTATTCTTGTCAATCGAAGAGTAACTCTTCATTACTGGTATACTAGATGTGTTTTGTGTTATGGTAGTTTCCTGCCTATTGTTGTTTATAACTGAAAGTTTGAAATTGATATACTTTGAATATCAGGCTCCTTCCCATTCAAAAGAGCTGCAGATTCATGACACCTTTCTGGAAGAGTTTCCTGATTTGTCAGGAAAGTTAAATAATATGGAAAAATTAGTCTTGCATGCCAAGGACATGCAAATGGATGTTTGGTCTTTATTAGGATCTCTCAGAATGAATCTCCGTAGTTTAAATGTGATGGGCTCGGAATTAACAGGGGACCTGACTTCCAAAGATACTACAGAAGATACTCTTTTTAAGTCCTTAGTCATTTATGAGTTCCAGCAACTTTGGAGTGGGGAACTGGCTTTGAATAATAAGGGCTGGTCCAGATTAGTAATGAATGGCATTGAAAATCTGGAGATTAAAGGCCAGAAACATGTAACAAAGATTTTAATTAATGGGAATTGCTGTCAACGTCTGCAGTCTTTCAAAATTTGCGAAATGGAAAATCTTATTGAAGTGGATTTATCAATGATTAAGACATTGAATTGTTTTGAAATTACCGACtgtaaacatttgaaaagattgtcAGCAGTACCTGATCTAACAAATCTTTTAGCATTTAAGGTTCATGAATGCCCCGAGCTTGAGGAATTGAGTTGTTGCGACGTCAACATCTCAGGAAAAATGACAATTAAAAGAAAAAGTGTGGCTGAAATATCTAATCTTGGGAAACTCACAGAACTAAATATGAGTGGCTGTTTGCAGATTCGGGAGTTAAGGTTAGCCCATTTGAGTTCCCTAGAAATGCTTACAATTCAAAACTGTAAATTGTTAAGAATTGTATCAATGATATCCGATCTTAGAAAGCTCGTAGAATTGAACATTGGAATGTGTATCGAACTTCAAGAGTTGTGTTTTGGCCATTCAAATTCCCCGGAAAGAATTACCATTAAAGATTGTGAAACTTTCAAAAGATTGTCAGCTACAACTGATCTTACCAAGCTCGTGGATTTGAAGATTGAGGGGTGTACAGAGCTTCTGGAGTTATGCTTTGTCCATCTGAGTTTCTTGGAAAGAATCACCATTAAAAAATGTAAAAACTTGAAAGTGTCTCAGAAATATGTAATCTTACAAAGCTTGTACAATTGAACATTAGTGAATTATGTGAGCTTCAGGAGCTCTGTTTTGTATGTCTAAGCTGCCTTGAAAAGATAGCAATTGAAGATTGTCCGATTTTGGA is part of the Cryptomeria japonica chromosome 10, Sugi_1.0, whole genome shotgun sequence genome and harbors:
- the LOC131859310 gene encoding disease resistance protein Roq1-like; amino-acid sequence: MIKKRSSSQLKSNSHHPAFMVSSSLSHQKNALSGIEPPIKRRKVEQSSRIFDVFINHRGPDTKQTPGTQLYNSLKEIHIKAFLDSEEKELGDSFPSTIETAIASASVHIAIFSKRYAESAWCPSELVLMLQSKARIIPLFFQVEPWELRYIDNGVYAETFAKYEKEKRYLDKIEEWKEALQSVSFTTGYKFNNSESRNAKYPVGLHKIVKDFERRCLNELVQDFESYCGMKRAAKEKANVVGIFGMGGVGKTTLAKELFNQNRSKYRRASFLFDVREAYANDDIDHVEQLDALLVMDILNKPGNNLVIITTRDVGVLVSAGIDIGYHLKGLDREDGRDLFCWHAFNQPLPVSGHEDLVKDFVNMCGGLPLSLQVLSRHVSGRDQYYWQEVLKKVCKTLHTVHRDINQRLKISFDTLDDVEKQIFMDIACFFIDKSVTKAMIIWKGSGWNAHYALETLKEKCLVEEVEIRYLNRLEWKWEYSSDGSILRMHDHLRDLGREMALELGSPHRLWRPQDLKSFVSLLFHHIIICN